The Brasilonema sennae CENA114 genome includes a region encoding these proteins:
- a CDS encoding TauD/TfdA family dioxygenase: MKIPDYPKISLNQIRSKRRQGVNLSDAKLIKARPLSLEKSLPLLLQPIVEGINLVTWAASNQELIAKNLLKHGGILFRNFQVTDVVEFEKFIQTVSGDLLEYRDRSSPRSLIQGNIYTSTDYPANQTIFLHSENSYAATWPLKIFFYCVTPAIQGGETPIADTRKLYKRIDSKIRDRFIEKGVMYVRNFGDGFGLTWQTVFQTTNSAEVETFCHHNGIEFEWKEGNRLRTRQVRQAVATHPQTGEQVWFNHAAFFHVSTLEPTMRETLLAEFPESDLPHNTYYGDGSPIEAAVLDEIRGVYQQETVIFPWQAGDILMLDNMLASHGRMPFVGQRKVVVGMAEQLSSKDI; the protein is encoded by the coding sequence ATGAAGATTCCAGACTATCCAAAAATTAGCCTCAACCAAATAAGGTCAAAAAGACGGCAAGGCGTTAATCTCTCGGATGCAAAATTGATCAAAGCAAGACCTTTGTCGCTTGAGAAATCCTTACCTTTGCTGTTACAACCTATAGTAGAAGGAATTAATTTAGTAACTTGGGCCGCAAGTAATCAGGAGTTAATTGCAAAAAATTTACTGAAGCATGGCGGTATCCTGTTTCGTAACTTCCAAGTCACAGATGTGGTTGAGTTTGAAAAATTTATCCAGACAGTTTCTGGAGATTTGCTGGAATATCGCGATCGCTCTTCACCCCGCAGCCTAATTCAAGGCAATATTTATACTTCAACTGACTATCCAGCCAACCAAACTATCTTTTTACATAGCGAGAATTCCTACGCTGCCACATGGCCCCTAAAAATCTTCTTTTATTGCGTGACACCAGCTATTCAGGGAGGAGAAACACCCATTGCTGATACTCGAAAATTATATAAGCGGATTGATTCCAAGATTCGCGATCGCTTCATCGAAAAAGGAGTAATGTACGTCCGTAACTTTGGCGATGGTTTTGGCTTGACTTGGCAGACAGTGTTTCAAACAACCAATTCAGCAGAAGTAGAAACCTTCTGCCATCACAATGGCATTGAGTTTGAGTGGAAAGAGGGTAATCGCTTGAGAACCCGACAGGTGCGGCAGGCTGTTGCCACACATCCACAAACAGGTGAACAAGTATGGTTTAATCACGCAGCTTTTTTTCATGTGTCAACTTTGGAACCTACCATGCGTGAAACATTGTTAGCTGAATTTCCAGAATCAGACTTGCCACACAATACATATTATGGTGATGGTTCGCCAATTGAAGCAGCCGTATTAGATGAAATTCGTGGTGTATACCAACAAGAAACGGTTATTTTCCCTTGGCAAGCTGGAGATATTTTAATGCTGGATAATATGCTTGCTTCCCACGGACGGATGCCATTTGTGGGACAACGAAAAGTCGTAGTAGGAATGGCAGAACAATTGAGTAGTAAAGATATTTAG